The Granulicella sibirica genome has a segment encoding these proteins:
- a CDS encoding TonB-dependent receptor, protein MKRPNPFRFILAVLLVGMVAAFAAGAMYGQSTSGNVAGIVKDPSGATVADALVRLENIVSGYSRETKTNAQGAYSFPNLPFNPYRVIVRRDGFNTASRSVEVSNTVPVALSFTLAIGTSTVVTVEAGPELVENDPTFHADIDRSVIDHLPIESPSSALSSIVTLASPGVAADSNGLMHGLGDHAENSFNIDGQPITDQQSKVFSNQVPAAAVQSLEVIDGAPPAEFGDKTSLVVKVTTRSGQGVHQPTGDVRLSYGSFGSSYLSFDTAVGGENWGNFLAVDGLQSGRFLDGSEFSVFHDKGNEENFFDRVDYNFTRKDSIHFNAQYTHSWFQTPNDYENVNVVDGNGNPVGNTDQRSKIGTINFAPTYTHVINDSGVFNLGFYVRRDAYNYYPSANPLADFAVDQQQESVQQFRTLTNAGVHADVSYVFGMNNFKLGAQYQQTFLRENDSIGIVDPTITPACVDSFGNPASCTAPGATGNPSVNPVLLPYDLTQGGQFYLWQGRADVKQTALYGEDQIKAGNWLFNLGMRGDFYNGLTKQYQAEPRAGISYNIKPSGTVLRVSYARTQETPFNENLVLSSKGCADTVLYNIFATLSDGSCQTSTPQATPFNPGFRNEFHAGFGQAIGKHLAFNGEYLWKYTHNAYDFSVLGTTPITFPIEWHSSKIPGYAISATLTDLHGFNARFNASSVAARFFNPQLGGVGATPVSTNSASGNVPFRIDHDEKFNQTTHLEYHVPFHKSLWVGFNWRYDSGLVAGAAPCYNPNGANTDCDPATAITLPNGQPGIDLSGLSPDQQFQAGLTCDGVKATPTSGFQACDVAGLKSKLLTIPAPNTEDADKNPSRIAPRHVFDMAVGDDNIVRFGEQGRYRFGATLTAINLANKYALYNFLSTFSGTHYLTPRTVTGEIAFHF, encoded by the coding sequence ATGAAGAGGCCGAACCCATTCCGGTTCATTCTCGCAGTGCTGCTCGTTGGCATGGTGGCAGCTTTTGCCGCTGGTGCCATGTATGGGCAGAGTACCTCAGGCAACGTTGCTGGCATCGTCAAAGACCCTTCGGGGGCGACGGTCGCAGATGCATTGGTCCGCTTGGAAAACATTGTCAGCGGCTACTCGCGTGAGACAAAGACGAACGCTCAGGGTGCCTACAGCTTCCCGAACCTTCCCTTCAACCCGTATCGGGTCATCGTGCGACGCGATGGATTCAATACGGCGAGCAGGAGTGTCGAGGTTTCAAACACGGTACCGGTTGCACTCTCCTTCACCCTGGCGATTGGAACCAGTACGGTCGTGACCGTCGAAGCCGGCCCGGAACTGGTTGAGAACGATCCGACCTTCCATGCCGATATCGACCGCTCCGTCATCGACCATCTGCCGATTGAAAGTCCTTCGAGCGCACTTAGTTCGATCGTCACACTTGCTTCTCCGGGCGTTGCGGCGGATTCGAACGGCCTGATGCATGGGCTGGGAGATCACGCCGAAAACTCGTTCAACATCGACGGGCAACCGATCACGGATCAACAGAGCAAGGTCTTCTCGAACCAGGTCCCGGCAGCCGCGGTGCAGTCGCTGGAAGTGATTGACGGCGCGCCTCCGGCCGAGTTCGGAGATAAGACCTCCCTGGTCGTCAAAGTAACGACACGCTCTGGGCAAGGAGTACACCAGCCAACAGGGGATGTGCGGCTCTCTTATGGAAGCTTCGGATCAAGCTACCTCTCGTTCGATACCGCAGTTGGCGGAGAAAACTGGGGCAATTTTCTGGCGGTGGACGGATTACAAAGCGGCCGGTTTCTGGATGGTTCGGAGTTCTCGGTTTTCCACGACAAGGGCAACGAGGAGAACTTCTTCGACCGTGTGGACTACAACTTCACCCGCAAGGACTCCATTCACTTCAACGCTCAGTACACGCACTCATGGTTTCAGACGCCGAACGACTATGAGAACGTCAACGTCGTCGATGGGAACGGTAACCCCGTTGGCAACACGGATCAACGGTCGAAGATTGGCACGATTAACTTCGCTCCTACCTACACGCACGTGATCAATGACAGTGGTGTCTTTAATCTTGGCTTCTATGTGCGGCGCGACGCGTACAACTACTATCCAAGCGCTAATCCGCTTGCGGATTTTGCTGTCGATCAGCAACAGGAGTCCGTCCAGCAGTTCCGTACTCTGACCAATGCCGGTGTGCATGCTGACGTTTCGTACGTTTTCGGCATGAACAACTTCAAGCTCGGAGCCCAGTATCAACAGACCTTCCTGCGCGAGAATGACTCGATCGGTATCGTCGATCCCACCATCACACCGGCTTGCGTGGACTCCTTCGGAAATCCCGCGAGTTGCACGGCACCCGGTGCCACCGGGAACCCGAGTGTGAATCCGGTTCTATTGCCCTACGACCTGACCCAGGGAGGACAGTTCTACCTATGGCAGGGTCGCGCGGACGTGAAGCAGACCGCGCTCTACGGCGAAGATCAGATCAAAGCGGGCAACTGGTTGTTCAATCTCGGGATGCGCGGCGACTTCTACAACGGTCTTACCAAGCAGTACCAAGCCGAGCCACGTGCCGGTATCTCCTACAACATCAAGCCGAGTGGAACCGTTCTTCGTGTCTCTTATGCTCGAACCCAGGAAACTCCGTTCAACGAGAATCTGGTTCTTTCGTCCAAGGGCTGCGCGGACACCGTGCTCTACAACATCTTCGCGACCCTCTCGGATGGCTCCTGCCAAACGTCCACTCCTCAGGCAACTCCGTTCAATCCCGGCTTCCGCAATGAGTTCCACGCTGGCTTTGGACAGGCGATCGGCAAACACCTTGCCTTCAACGGAGAGTACCTCTGGAAGTACACGCACAACGCGTATGACTTCAGCGTGCTGGGTACGACCCCCATCACATTTCCTATCGAATGGCACAGCTCGAAGATCCCGGGCTACGCGATCAGTGCTACGTTGACGGATTTGCATGGCTTCAACGCACGCTTCAACGCCTCTTCCGTCGCGGCCCGCTTCTTCAATCCGCAACTTGGCGGCGTTGGCGCGACCCCGGTCAGTACGAATTCGGCTAGTGGAAATGTGCCGTTCCGTATTGACCACGACGAGAAATTCAATCAAACAACGCACCTCGAATACCATGTGCCGTTTCACAAGAGCCTTTGGGTTGGATTCAACTGGCGGTACGACTCCGGTCTGGTGGCCGGCGCGGCGCCGTGCTACAACCCAAATGGGGCGAACACGGACTGCGATCCGGCTACTGCAATCACCTTGCCCAATGGTCAGCCGGGTATCGATCTTTCCGGGCTTTCGCCAGACCAGCAGTTTCAGGCTGGACTGACGTGCGACGGTGTGAAGGCCACGCCAACCTCTGGTTTCCAGGCTTGCGATGTTGCCGGCTTGAAATCGAAGCTGCTGACGATTCCTGCGCCCAACACCGAAGATGCGGATAAGAACCCGTCCCGCATTGCCCCTCGTCATGTCTTCGATATGGCGGTTGGCGACGACAACATCGTTCGCTTCGGGGAGCAAGGCCGTTATCGCTTCGGAGCTACGCTGACGGCTATTAACCTCGCCAACAAGTATGCCCTCTACAACTTCCTCTCTACCTTCTCGGGAACCCATTACCTGACTCCGAGGACAGTAACGGGGGAGATCGCGTTTCACTTCTAA
- a CDS encoding MerC domain-containing protein, with translation MSSGTNASFITPGSRWPDGIGQCASALCVVHCLLTPVLLSMSAVAAHFLPSEESTHRCLAVGVAAIGALALANGYRVHGRKLTILMMCIGLSLVATGAFYGDLLPGHWVEVGVTLTGSLFMIASHRINHTFCKDCVCATANEHP, from the coding sequence GTGAGTAGCGGAACGAATGCATCTTTCATCACGCCGGGATCCCGCTGGCCGGATGGCATTGGACAATGTGCTTCTGCCCTGTGCGTTGTCCATTGCCTGCTGACGCCGGTATTGCTGTCGATGTCGGCGGTCGCCGCCCATTTTCTGCCGTCGGAAGAATCCACGCACCGCTGCCTGGCGGTCGGGGTCGCGGCGATTGGTGCGCTTGCACTCGCGAACGGGTATCGCGTGCATGGCAGAAAACTGACGATTCTCATGATGTGCATCGGCCTGAGCTTAGTCGCCACGGGAGCCTTTTATGGGGATCTCCTCCCAGGACATTGGGTTGAGGTGGGGGTAACTTTAACAGGCAGCCTGTTCATGATCGCGTCCCACCGCATCAATCACACTTTCTGCAAAGACTGCGTCTGTGCAACGGCGAACGAGCACCCCTAG
- a CDS encoding sigma-54-dependent transcriptional regulator, which produces MDLELCDLDPRMGVAVVEQLRHLSDRLVLIAIGSSRVRGVSTQYAAPGVDAYLPRPLNVSELRQTLIELLRTRGHNWDQPAQREAAEDGGFQDFIGASEPMRLVYEAIRQVANSNITVLIRGESGTGKELVGRALVALSRRANKPFIRINCAALPENLIESELFGSEKGAFTGATESRPGQIELADQGTLFLDEIATLALPLQTKLLRVLEDRQVQRLGGRTLRKIDFRLVCATHEPLEELVAQGRFREDLFYRIHVVPIHLPPLRERADDISRLAEFFLRVHCEANGVPVKRLAEAASQVFREHRWPGNVRELENLIQRLVITVRPDEIGATHLPPGMMAGGLPVRRTELLPESGTDFDNEIESLEISLLTEALHRAKGSKSTAARLLRLDVQRLKYLCRKYSL; this is translated from the coding sequence ATGGATTTGGAACTCTGCGATCTAGACCCACGGATGGGCGTTGCTGTGGTCGAGCAATTGCGGCATCTGAGTGACAGGCTGGTGCTGATTGCCATAGGCAGCTCGCGCGTGCGCGGGGTCTCCACCCAATACGCCGCGCCAGGCGTCGACGCATACTTGCCGCGACCGTTGAATGTCTCCGAACTGCGCCAGACTCTCATTGAACTGTTGCGTACTCGTGGCCACAACTGGGACCAACCCGCGCAGCGAGAGGCGGCAGAGGACGGCGGGTTCCAGGACTTCATCGGGGCGAGTGAGCCGATGCGGCTCGTCTATGAGGCGATCCGGCAGGTGGCGAACAGCAATATTACCGTTCTTATCCGGGGAGAGAGTGGCACGGGAAAGGAACTCGTGGGGCGGGCGCTTGTCGCCCTGAGCCGACGAGCGAACAAACCTTTTATTCGGATCAACTGCGCGGCATTGCCTGAGAATCTGATCGAGTCGGAACTCTTCGGCAGTGAGAAGGGTGCCTTTACCGGGGCGACCGAGTCGCGGCCCGGACAGATCGAGCTGGCGGACCAGGGCACGCTCTTCCTCGACGAAATTGCGACGCTTGCCCTACCGCTGCAGACGAAGCTGTTGCGCGTTCTGGAAGATCGCCAGGTGCAGCGGCTCGGTGGACGAACGCTGCGCAAGATTGATTTTCGTCTGGTCTGCGCGACGCACGAGCCGCTCGAAGAGCTGGTCGCGCAAGGCCGGTTTCGCGAAGACCTCTTCTATCGCATTCATGTCGTGCCCATTCATCTGCCACCGTTGCGCGAGCGGGCCGATGACATCTCACGCCTTGCCGAATTCTTCCTCCGCGTTCACTGCGAAGCGAACGGAGTGCCGGTCAAGCGTCTGGCCGAAGCTGCCAGCCAGGTCTTTCGTGAGCATCGATGGCCGGGCAATGTGCGCGAATTGGAGAATCTAATTCAGAGACTGGTGATCACGGTTCGACCGGACGAGATCGGCGCAACCCACCTGCCGCCCGGCATGATGGCAGGTGGTTTGCCCGTGCGGAGGACTGAGCTGCTGCCGGAGTCTGGAACAGACTTCGATAACGAAATAGAAAGCCTGGAAATCTCGCTGCTAACAGAAGCTCTTCACAGGGCAAAGGGAAGCAAATCCACTGCCGCCCGATTGCTGCGGTTGGATGTGCAACGTCTCAAATATCTATGTCGAAAATACTCTTTGTAA
- a CDS encoding HlyD family efflux transporter periplasmic adaptor subunit gives MMNLVAARNIAMLDISPERLRISRPPCLDPELVVREEMLGGERVVGVFHRGRGNFFRFPPVQWTLLQLFDGVRTYDEVADLFSQQTSLTVAVEEVRTLAESLEESDFWYRSAQERTFALNDVLNAPRNRLSRRPTKNALAQISFSVIDPDGFLTWLDGKIGSFLYSSGFTLLALLLFFVEAFIFVTRWDFFAPDLVLFYTFTSKSFAELAQFWLLFFVIGFFHEMAHGLTCKHFGGQVHKMGFLLLYLTPAFFVDITEIWLCSSRRHRSYAIIAGIWIELIFCGSSMIVWLNTQPGQWGHNFCYEVILMTGVAAIVLNLNPLAKFDGYYLMTEWIGIPDLKERSTAFLSGWVQRGLLGLDAELPVVARGHVPFFVAYAFLSGLYSYVLLSTVVRLTYNIGSHWLGEFALIPAVLLAYKVFHSRLAALRGVLKRVWSKHVSTGRMTPALTASLLILLALVLLPIRRDRESGLFVIEPEHSSVLHAPEEGTVSAVFVDEGEEVRMGEPLLQVRSVTVDSLRSSATAQSDAARFATFNAQLSHSSLGSAASGRDAALRSEALAGRTQASLLVRAPADGVILTRDPAALTDRSVGSGEPLLTVAEYGSRVARIFIPAAALNRIQPNAEVALIEPGQFGVLHARLPALEGDAVALPPGLATNTGLKGVAAPTYYYARIRLDDPTGRLELGMSGDVILFGARRSLFARAWNVGSNLFCAHVW, from the coding sequence ATGATGAATCTGGTGGCGGCGCGTAATATCGCGATGCTTGATATTTCCCCGGAAAGACTACGTATCAGCCGTCCGCCATGCCTGGACCCGGAGTTGGTGGTGCGCGAGGAGATGCTTGGGGGGGAACGGGTCGTCGGCGTCTTCCATCGGGGCCGTGGCAACTTCTTCAGGTTTCCGCCCGTGCAGTGGACACTGCTGCAGTTGTTCGACGGCGTCCGCACGTACGATGAGGTCGCGGACCTCTTCAGCCAGCAGACCTCCTTGACCGTCGCAGTAGAGGAGGTTCGGACGCTTGCGGAAAGTCTTGAGGAGAGCGATTTCTGGTATCGATCCGCGCAAGAGCGGACCTTTGCCCTGAACGATGTGCTGAATGCTCCGCGCAATCGCCTCTCCCGACGCCCGACAAAGAACGCTCTAGCCCAGATCAGCTTCTCGGTCATCGACCCGGACGGCTTCCTCACCTGGCTCGACGGTAAGATCGGCAGCTTCCTCTACAGTTCGGGATTCACTCTTCTTGCCCTGCTGCTTTTCTTCGTAGAAGCATTCATCTTTGTGACGAGGTGGGATTTTTTCGCCCCGGACCTGGTCCTCTTCTACACGTTCACCAGCAAGAGCTTCGCGGAGCTCGCACAGTTCTGGCTGCTCTTTTTTGTCATCGGCTTCTTCCATGAGATGGCTCACGGCCTCACCTGCAAGCATTTCGGCGGCCAGGTCCACAAGATGGGTTTCCTGCTGCTGTATCTCACCCCGGCATTCTTCGTTGATATCACCGAGATCTGGTTGTGTTCCTCGAGACGCCATCGTTCCTACGCGATCATTGCCGGCATCTGGATCGAGCTCATCTTTTGCGGAAGTTCCATGATCGTCTGGCTGAATACGCAACCCGGACAATGGGGCCACAATTTCTGCTACGAGGTCATCCTGATGACTGGAGTCGCTGCGATTGTCCTCAATCTCAATCCGTTGGCCAAGTTCGATGGCTACTACCTGATGACAGAGTGGATTGGGATTCCCGACCTGAAAGAGCGCTCGACAGCATTTCTCTCCGGATGGGTGCAGCGCGGTCTGCTTGGTCTGGACGCGGAGCTTCCAGTCGTTGCTCGAGGGCATGTGCCCTTTTTCGTTGCTTACGCATTCCTATCCGGTCTTTACAGTTACGTACTCCTTTCGACCGTAGTCCGCCTGACCTACAACATAGGATCGCACTGGCTTGGCGAGTTTGCCCTCATCCCCGCTGTGTTGCTGGCTTACAAGGTCTTTCATTCTCGCCTCGCCGCGCTGCGCGGGGTGCTCAAACGGGTCTGGTCGAAACACGTAAGCACAGGGCGGATGACGCCGGCCCTGACGGCTTCCCTTCTTATCCTGCTCGCGCTGGTTCTTTTGCCCATTCGGCGCGACCGCGAAAGCGGCTTGTTCGTCATCGAGCCGGAGCACTCCTCGGTGCTTCATGCCCCGGAAGAAGGCACCGTCAGCGCGGTCTTCGTGGATGAAGGCGAGGAGGTTCGCATGGGAGAACCGCTCTTGCAGGTCAGGAGCGTCACAGTCGATTCCCTGCGTTCCTCTGCCACTGCCCAAAGCGACGCGGCGCGATTTGCAACCTTCAACGCGCAGCTTTCGCATAGCAGCCTGGGATCGGCAGCCTCCGGGCGCGACGCCGCGTTGCGCTCCGAAGCTCTGGCCGGCAGAACGCAGGCCTCGCTTCTCGTGCGCGCACCAGCCGATGGTGTCATTCTCACGCGGGACCCTGCAGCCTTGACGGATCGGAGTGTGGGTTCAGGCGAGCCGCTCTTGACCGTGGCGGAATACGGCTCGCGCGTGGCACGTATCTTCATCCCCGCCGCGGCCCTCAATCGCATCCAGCCGAACGCCGAGGTTGCCTTGATCGAGCCGGGGCAATTTGGTGTACTGCATGCCAGGCTGCCTGCCCTCGAGGGCGATGCCGTCGCATTACCACCCGGTCTCGCAACGAATACCGGCTTGAAGGGCGTCGCGGCCCCAACGTATTACTACGCCCGCATCCGCCTCGATGATCCGACCGGGCGGCTGGAGCTTGGCATGTCTGGCGACGTTATTCTCTTCGGGGCTCGCCGCAGTCTCTTCGCTCGGGCATGGAACGTGGGGTCGAACCTCTTCTGCGCTCACGTCTGGTAA
- a CDS encoding efflux RND transporter periplasmic adaptor subunit — protein sequence MPSTVTEAGVTEAAPFKTTGPLVAEQQSDVAAERDGRVAGIAVEIGDHVRRGQLLASLDSRVLQATVESQNAKLASVRARVLELQAEEKMDAADLRRSDELRAVNIVSQEAWEHVRFRLEEVTAEIARYRADALAAEADLKYAELQLDQCHIVAPFDGVVGRQSLRLAQEVKTGDVLFWVTAEAPLRILFTVPESAMAAYSVGAPLDLTTPGYPDLHQAARILRVSPVVDPASDSVQVIGSIAHASVLLKPGMSMQVTLGSSAAAKTRAP from the coding sequence ATGCCTTCTACTGTGACGGAGGCCGGCGTGACCGAGGCGGCGCCATTCAAAACGACAGGACCGCTGGTCGCCGAGCAGCAATCGGATGTTGCCGCGGAGCGCGATGGCCGCGTCGCCGGCATCGCGGTGGAGATTGGGGACCACGTGAGGCGCGGGCAGTTGCTGGCGTCGCTCGACAGTCGCGTGCTGCAGGCGACTGTCGAGTCGCAAAATGCCAAGTTGGCGTCGGTGCGGGCCAGGGTGCTGGAATTGCAGGCTGAAGAGAAGATGGATGCCGCGGACCTGCGCCGCTCCGACGAGCTACGGGCGGTGAACATCGTAAGCCAAGAGGCATGGGAGCACGTCAGGTTCAGGCTCGAGGAAGTGACGGCCGAGATTGCACGCTATCGCGCCGATGCGCTGGCTGCGGAGGCTGACCTGAAATACGCGGAGCTGCAACTGGACCAGTGCCACATCGTCGCGCCGTTTGATGGGGTCGTAGGTCGACAGTCCCTCAGGCTCGCACAGGAGGTGAAGACGGGCGATGTGCTCTTCTGGGTGACCGCAGAGGCTCCGCTGCGCATCCTGTTTACCGTTCCGGAATCCGCCATGGCGGCATACTCGGTGGGTGCTCCGCTCGATCTCACAACTCCCGGATATCCGGACCTGCATCAGGCGGCGCGCATCCTCCGCGTCAGTCCGGTCGTCGATCCGGCCAGCGACAGCGTGCAGGTGATTGGCTCCATCGCGCATGCGTCTGTCCTGCTGAAACCGGGCATGTCCATGCAGGTGACGCTCGGGAGTTCCGCTGCCGCAAAGACGAGAGCGCCATGA